The Antechinus flavipes isolate AdamAnt ecotype Samford, QLD, Australia chromosome 5, AdamAnt_v2, whole genome shotgun sequence DNA segment cttacatgaactgatgctaagtgaaatgagcagaaccaggagatcactgaaaacagcaacaagattatacaaagatcagtagctcttttcaacaatgagatgatggaagccaattccaataattttagggtgaagagaaccatctacattcagagtactgtggagactgagtgtggatcccaacatagcattttcactctttgttgttgtctccatgcgttttgttttctttttcatttttttcttttgatctgatttttcttgtgtagcaccataattgtagaaatatgtatagaaaaattgcacatgtttaacatatattggattacttgccatctaggggagggggtggggaaagggggagaatttgaaacataaggttttgcaagggtcaagttgaaaaattatccatgcatgtgttttgaaaataaaaagctttaataaaatttaaaagtaaatctAGTTGTTCtttattacttctaggatcaaatattcaCTCACTTGTTTGGcctttaaaactcttcacaacctCTTACCTTTCTAGTTTTACTCCCTTCCACAAACTACCATCCAGCTATTTGCTGTTCATTACACATGATGTTccattcccctcctttttccttttgcacTGACTTTGCCTTCGTGTCTAGAAtgtcctcccttttcttctctacctCTTGTATTCCTACAAAACTAAACTCAATCATCATCTTCCAAAATCCTTTACTTATCCTCCAGCAGTTAGTGCCTTCTCTTCCCCTCATGTCCCccttattttccctcatttatctATTGTTTCTgcctgtaagctccttgaagacaagtactattttcattattcttttggtATCACTAGAGCTAAGTAAAGTGGCTGGCACATAATACATGTTTGTTAAATGTGTGAaactgagtaagtcacttaaccactatttgcctcaattagctcagctgtaaaatggaaataataattgcaGCTCTCTACGAGGATTGTTCTAGGGAgcaaatgagatacttgtaaagtgcttaaaacAACACCAGAGTagatgcttgttttcttccttccatgaTTCCAGAGCATCAAAGATGATTGataatttcccccaaaattttcACCTTCAACTTATTTAAATATGATGTTTTCCTCTAAAGACAAGAACTCTGTCCCAGCAAGGACTAAGATGAAGGGAAACCCTAAGATAGAGAAAAATAGTTGTTGGTCACCTGGAATGTCTGAAAGCCTTCCCAACATACTCACAAATCCCTCTAAGGGAGCCATGGAAAAGTGTTTTTTATCTAAAAGCATCGGAAAAGACCCTTTGGTGGCAGAGAGGACTAGGGGATAGAAATCAATGTCCTGGAATTGaggaaaaagatttttgaaatgtGCAAGTTCCAGGTTCTCGCGCCTAACATCTCTACTTTCGGACCTCACAAAAGTACCTTCCCATCTCCTCATTCCTCCATATATTAGGACAGTtcgaaaaaaacaaaaacaaaaacaaaccacagTTGAGATCTCCGGAGAAAAGGGGGTGGGgtgagagggggggagggaggtagGAGGAGGGGTAGACGGCAGTGAAAAGAGTAGGCAGGTGGCCACGGAAGGGTTGATGGTGGTGGCGGGTATCAGCCTCAAGACCCAGCACCCCTCGCTGCCTGGCAGCTGAGTCAACTAGAAGCTGCAGCTCGGGGCCCGTTGGGGCCCTGGGTTGCGGTCTGGCAGGGGCCGGGGGAGGCTGGGAAGCCGGGGCCCCTCTTCTGAAGCAAAAATAGCCGGCGGTGGTTAAAGCTTGGAGGGTGAGTCAGGCCTGGAGCCTAACCCCTTCGCTGCAACGTTGGTTCTCAGACTAGGCGGCCCCAAGGCAGTCGTCTTTGACTCCGATTCCGCCTCCGCCACCCAGGCCACTTCAACTTAGATCCGGCCCCTGGGGTCTGGGTAGCAACCTAAATGAAATCTTAAACTCAGAGATTCCTCCAGAACCATCCAGATCGTAGGTGATGTCTACACAGATGGGAAGGTTTAAGAGGACTGGGGAGACGGTTGGAAGTCCTGGGCTAGCGGGCCATGAAGGGTCACAAGAAGAAATAACTGAACAGAAAGGAATTGGATATGAAGAAAGCTGGGTTCCTAGGTTTTGGACAATCCCAGCGGGGCTGTTCTCCCCTGTTCTGAGGCAACCTGTCCCTTCTATATGATGCCTGTTCTCACATGGGCTGGCCCGAAGCCGCAAGACATCCCATAGTGTGCCATGGTCCTCGATACCCCATCTCATTGAGGAGCTTCTTGTAGCAGCGTCCCTATTCACCCTATTCCTAGGGGAGGGAAACTGGAACAAAGTGGCAAAAGTCCTGATTACTAACAGCCACCCTATCGCCCTTCCAGCAATAAGGCGTCAAGTATGGAACTAGTAAGTTGAGGGACATAACTCCTTTCAGTTCTGAGTCTAGTCAAATTCAGTCAAGAGTAGGGCATTTGAAGGAGTGGTTGTGTGTGCCCGCGTCCATGTGTCTGTGtttaggggaaggggggaaatgaagTGGGGAAGGGGGATTTCTGGGAGATGAACTGGGCTGAGTAGGGAAGTACCTAGAAGCTGCAACGTCTCACCGGGTCAGGTGGAGTGGGGGTTGGGGATGGGGTGGATAACCGAGGGGTGGAGATGCTCGAGGCTCTGGGAGGAGCCGGAGTTCACTCAGCCTAGGCAAAGCAGCCTCGGACTGCCATAAGAACAGAGCCAGAACCCCTGGCTCCCTCCCACCCTCCTGGCTGCGGCTCTGGAGAAGCGAGGAAGAGGAGTGGCCGGCTCTGGAAGAATGCGGTACCGCGAAGGGGGCAGAGCCTGACCCAGCCTCCCCACGGCTTGAACAACTCGAGTGGCGGGGAGGGGGACAGAATCACAGCAGTCGAGACCTCGGAACGCAAGCCACTGCAGGTAACAGGGAACTCTTCGGCACTGAAATAGGACAGACACACAGTCAGATAGAAGTAGAAAgatagaaattaagagagctggaGACACAACGAGAGAAAGAAACCTCTGAGTTTCTTAGTGGGTTAGGAAGGCATTCTACAAGAGGAGAGAAATGGGTCCAAGCCTGGAATTCCTAGGATGCAGGCTGAAGATTGTGCCTCTAGAGGGTTGGAGGCGTGAGCGTGGCAGAATGGCTAAATTCAAACTCCCTCTAATTGAAGCTTCTACAGGGAAGAGAGCTCACCCCTCCAATTAATAGCATCTATACTCTTCCCTCCATCCCGTCCCCATTCCTCCCTAGTGGGTCAGGGTGGAGTGTAGGGGTGGGGCCTGGGGATTCCCTAAATCTACAGAGAGGAGTGGCTTCTGGACTCTTTGCCCTTAAACTTCTCTCTCTAAAGAGTAAGCAGAGGTAGGAGCCATAGAGTTCTTAAGGTTGCCCTAAGGACTGCGGCGGTGGAGACCACAACTGTATCTCCTTGGTCCAGTGGAACCCATTGAGGGCTCCGCCCACTGCCACAGCCTGAATAAGGGGAAGGGAGATCGCTGAACTCTGTGACGCGTTAAGATGTGAGGCACGGAACCGCACTGTGCTAGAAGAGGGAGCGACCATCAGAAGTCACTGTGggtatggggtgtgtgtgtgtgtgtgtgtgtgagagagagagagagagagagagaatagtctAATTTTGTGTTCAAGTGTGTTCAAGCCTTTTGGTCTCTGGGCATGTCTTTGACAGACATGCATACTTCTCTGAGATTTGATATCTCTGGGAAGTTCTGTGAGTTTTCTGTAGATTCCTGAAGTATCGGGGTCAGCATCTCTTCCATTCCTATTGAGAAAGAGGCTGTTACTACTCTGGGCTTCTAGGAAACCTTGAGTTTCAAAGTATTTGGCTCTCTGGGGCTTCATCAGAAGCACAGAGTTTGAGTCACTATAGAGAAGGAGAAACCCACTGGAGAgagcacccagagagagaggactgtgggaactgagggtggatcacaacataatattttcattcagtttgctttctcatttttttccctttctgatctgatttttcttgtgcagcaggataattgtggaaatatgtacagaagaattgcatatgtttaatatatcttgaattacttgctgtttaggggaggggggaaaggaagaagaaagaattggaacacaaggttttgcaagggtgaatgttgaaaattttatgcctatgttttgaaaataaaaatctttattaaaaagagagaaaaggagacctAGAGAACAGACCTCCCCACTCTTCAGGGATCCTCAAGCTTTTAAAAtggggggtcagttcactgtccctcagactgttggagggctagactatagtaaaaacaaaaactttgttttgtgggcctttaaataaagaaacttcatagccctgggtgagggggataaacgtcctcagctgcccatctggcccgcaggccgtagtttgaggactcttGTGACTGTCAAGTAGCTGGCTAAGATGCAGTATTACTACTTATTCACACAGATTCTGAAGAAGTTGCCGCTGGAGCCACCAGGCCCTGGCTAGGACATGACGGAGGAGCCACGGTTATGGCCTCTGCCCTCAGGCCTCGCCGGGCTCCTATTCCTCTTCTTTTGCAGTAGGTAAGCCATTGACGGAATCCTTCCTTGAACATGTCTAGCACCACCTTGAATCCCCGctgagaaaaggggaggaatatGGATGGATGCTTGTAAAACCTAGGGCATCTAGATCATGGAGAGTGGGACCACCAGCTTGACCTTGGTCTCCAGTCTCCAGTGAAACTTTTGTATGTCCCCAGAGCATTAAGCAATGAAATCCTGGGGCTGAAACTTCCGGGGGAGCCTCAGCTCACTCCCAACGCTGTGTGCCTAACGCTGCCTGGTCTCAGTAAGCGTCAGTTTGGCCTGTGCCTGCGCAGCCCCGATGTGACAGCATCTGCGCTACAGGGCCTGCACATCGCAGTCCACGAGTGCCAGCACCAGCTTCGGGATCAGCGCTGGAATTGCTCCTCCCTGGAGGCCAGCGGCCGGCTGCCACACCACAGCGCCATCCTGAAGCGGGGTGAGTCAAGGGCCTCCTCTGCTGAGAGGAAGCCTGGAGAAAAAGTTAAAAGCTAAGGGAGGGGCCTCACCTGGGaatccccttctccttctccttcccctcccaagTCTTCTTGCCCCGTCTGGGCCTCCAGTCCTGCACCGCTTCATGATTCGCTGTGCTCCCGACATGCTCCCAACTTTCCACCTGCTATGCTGCAGGCGAAGCAGCTGCTTTCCAGATCCCCGCTCCACCTCACCCCACCTTCCCTAGGCTCTGCACAACCTGACCCGGGCTGCACCTGTGAGTTGGGAGATTCCCCCAGCTCTGAGAGCTTCAAACGtcgcccccaccccaccccaccccccacactACCTCCCCCATTACTCTCTCCACCTCCCACTCTGACAAGCCTGGGCCTTGCCCTTTGCAGCCGCAGTGGAGGCGGGGAGACGCCGCCAGCCGTTTAAGGGTTAAATCTGCTCCCCTAATTGCTGGGGTTCCCAGGAGCTGTCGCTGGAACAAAGACCCCGATGGCTTTGAAGCCAAGGAGTATCCCCCTCCTCTCCGTGGGGAGCTGTGAGAGCCCCAGGTGACACTAACTGAGCAGATGAGGAACAAGGGGAAGGGTGAGAACAGATCGCTGTGTCCAGGTCTAAGTGGCATCATCTTCTCTGACCCTAATttaaatcactgaatgagtgAAAATCGGGCTTAATTTAGGGGATAGAGGCTATGCTTTGGGGAAGAAAGTGTTAATAGACAACTGTCTCTTCTTCTGCGGGGAATTCCCAAGACAAGTGTGAACAACTTCACTGTTTGTGAGGTGGGGGGTTTGAGAGCTGGGACTAGCAGCCCGTCTTCCCATGCAGTGGGGAAGAGATGATGGTGGAGTCAGATGCTGAACTAGGATTTTGTAAGGAGTTACTGGCATCCCTTCCTCTAAATTAAATATAGGACCAATAGTTCTCCACTGAAAGAGACCCAGAGCTTTGGAATCAGTTTTGAAAGTCGGTTTTCCTAAACATGTCAAAAGGTTATAGCTCTTGCTATAACCCAGCCTTGCAGATATTCCCTGTCTTTGGAGGATATAGATCCCAACACCATCTCTAGCAATATGGGGTCCAGGATAGATCATTCTGTGATCATTCTCTGTAAGATCTTTGACAATTGAGTTGAATTCAAGACTTGTGCTTATCTATTGAAGTTAAAATgcattttacataaataaaatacatatacagatataattaagtaaaaaatTCAAGGGCAGTCTTTGTCTTGTTGATGACTTATAGTCACATGGGTGTatgagttttttgtttggttttggtttggtttggtttggtttacAAAGTTCCAGTGGGCTCTCCTTCTATCCTTCTAGTTCACCAGGTAATATGTAAATGGCAGGAAGAGGGAGGGCTGATACTGGTATCATTTAAGGGTTAAACATCCTTTGCTCAGTGCTTTTCCAAAATGCTGTCAGTTGAGTCTTGCACACATTTTCAAAGTTCATTTGCTCCTCCATGTCTTCTCTCCATTCTTCAAAGTTTGGCTTCTGTCAGGGTACTGAGCAAGGTTCTAACTTAAGCAGGTGGGTAGTTCTAGAATTCCTTCTACTCTTCCTACTTGTCTACTCATACTCATTCGTATTGCACTTGTTGTTTTTTCCTAGGTTTCCGAGAGActgccttctctttctccatgcTAGCTGCTGGGGTCATGCACTCAGTGGCCATGGCTTGCAGCCTTGGTAAACTGGTGAGTTGTGGTTGTGGCTGGAAAGGCAATAGAGAACAGGACCGGCTGAGAGCCAAACTGTTACAACTACAGACACTCTCCCGTGGCAAAAGTGCCCCTAACTCCCCAGTTGGCCTTGGACCCAATTCAGGCACCATCCCTGGTCCCCAGGATACATGGGAATGGAGTGGCTGCAACCAAGACCTGGACTTTGGGGAAAAATTCTCTAGGGATTTTCTGGATTTGAGAGAGGCTCCACGAGATATCCAGGCACGAATGAGGATCCATAACAACCGGGTGGGGAGACAGGTACCTGTCTGTTTGATAGTGTTGTGTGTTTGTGCTAATGTGGGAGaggcgggggggagggagaagaggggatgTTATTTGTCATACCTCCATGGAAGATTGCCCCTATATTTCACTCCCATGATGGGAAAGTCACAGAAATAACAGCCTTCATTATCTGAAAAGTTTGTTTTATAAAGAGTATATGGTGTTTGAGGGAATGGGTGGAAGATGAATTACACTGTGGGGAGAGTGGGGGAGACTTCATCAATACTCTTATCTGAACTCCTCTACTTAATTAAATAGTGACTATTAAAGGTATTGTTTTAAATACCTTTTAAcacagggcagctaagtggtgcagtggatagagcaccagctcctcaagtcaggaggaccagagttcaaatctggtctcagacacttgacacttctcagctgtgtgattctgggcaagagacttaacccctattgccttgggggggagggaggggggaaggggaagagggaagggagagaaagatgtTGAGAGTAAATTCTATTCCTGTCTTCATCTGACAAACTATGTTATTATGTACTTTAATCAAGTCATTttacttgtttgcctcagtttacccatctgtaaatgagggggttggactagatatttttaaattaacttacAATTTGCTAATTCCATGatacttctcctttccttctcattcATCACCCTTTCCTGATGGCACCTGAAAACGTCCCCCCATACCATCCATCTCTCACCCCCATGCTCTAGGTGGTGACTGAGAATCTGAAACAGAAATGTAAGTGCCATGGCACATCAGGCAGCTGCCAATTCAAGACCTGTTGGAGAGCAGCACCAGAGTTCCGGGTGGTTGGGGCAGCACTTAGGGAACGATTAAACCGGGCAGTCTTCATCAATGCCCACAACCGAAACTCGGGTGCCTTCCAGCCCCGGCTTCGCCCTCGCCGGCTCTCCGGTGAGCTTGTCTACTTTGAGAAATCGCCTGACTTTTGTGATTGGGAGCCAGCCCTGGGATCACCAGGCACACAGGGACGTGTCTGCAACAAGACCAGTCGCCTCCTGGATGGTTGTGGGAGTTTGTGCTGTGGAAGAGGGCATAAC contains these protein-coding regions:
- the WNT10B gene encoding protein Wnt-10b gives rise to the protein MTEEPRLWPLPSGLAGLLFLFFCSRALSNEILGLKLPGEPQLTPNAVCLTLPGLSKRQFGLCLRSPDVTASALQGLHIAVHECQHQLRDQRWNCSSLEASGRLPHHSAILKRGFRETAFSFSMLAAGVMHSVAMACSLGKLVSCGCGWKGNREQDRLRAKLLQLQTLSRGKSAPNSPVGLGPNSGTIPGPQDTWEWSGCNQDLDFGEKFSRDFLDLREAPRDIQARMRIHNNRVGRQVVTENLKQKCKCHGTSGSCQFKTCWRAAPEFRVVGAALRERLNRAVFINAHNRNSGAFQPRLRPRRLSGELVYFEKSPDFCDWEPALGSPGTQGRVCNKTSRLLDGCGSLCCGRGHNVLRQTRVERCHCRFHWCCYVLCDECQVTEWVNVCK